In Antennarius striatus isolate MH-2024 chromosome 10, ASM4005453v1, whole genome shotgun sequence, one DNA window encodes the following:
- the etfdh gene encoding electron transfer flavoprotein-ubiquinone oxidoreductase, mitochondrial isoform X2 — MFPAGRYSCTAHRCIRAWRKVQTDHAAPQLYMTLNRGGCSSVSTPRITTHYTIHSREKDPRWEGVEMERFADEADVVIVGGGPAGLSAAIRLKQLANEHEKELRVCLVEKASQIGAHTLSGACLEPTALNELIPDWKERGAPLNTPVTEDIFSILTKKHRIPVLMLPGMPMINHGNYIVRLGNFVRWLGEQAEELGVEIYPGYAASEVLFHEDGSVKGIATNDVGIAKDGSPKDVFERGMELHAKVTLFGEGCHGHLAKQLYKQFNLRENCEPQTYAIGLKELWAIDEKKWRPGRVEHSVGWPLNRNTYGGSFLYHLNEGEPLVALGFVVGLDYTNPYLSPFREFQRWKHHPFVAPTLEGGNRIAYGARALNEGGFQSIPKLTFPGGILIGCSPGFMNVPKIKGTHTAMKSGMLAAEAVFHKVTAESLDSETAGVHVTEYAENLKNSWVWKELYAVRNIRPSFHNYFGLYGGMIYTGIFYWIFRGKEPWTLKHCGLDANQLKLAKDCTPIEYPKPDGKISFDLLSSVALSGTNHEGDQPPHLTLKDDSVPVARNLALYDGPEQRFCPAGVYEYVPMETGEGMRLQINAQNCVHCKTCDIKDPSQNINWVVPEGGGGPAYNGM; from the exons ATGTTTCCAGCTGGCAGATATTCGTGCACAG CCCACAGGTGTATCAGGGCATGGAGGAAAGTTCAGACAGATCATGCTGCCCCTCAGCTTTATATGACACTAAACAGAGGGGGTTGCTCTTCGGTTTCCACACCCCGCATCACAACACACTACACCATCCATTCTCGAGAAAAAGATCCAAGATGGGAAG GGGTTGAAATGGAAAGATTTGCTGATGAGGCAGATGTGGTAATAGTAGGTGGAGGCCCCGCGGGTCTCTCTGCTGCAATTCGTCTGAAGCAGCTCGCTAACGAGCACGAGAAGGAGTTGCGAGTGTGCCTTGTGGAGAAAGCCTCTCAGATCGGTGCACACACCTTGTCAGGTGCCTGCCTGGAGCCCACTGCCCTCAATGAGCTCATTCCTGATTGGAAGGAACGAGGG GCACCTCTGAACACTCCAGTGACTGAAGACATCTTCAGCATTTtaacaaagaaacacagaatTCCTGTCCTCATGTTGCCGG GTATGCCCATGATTAACCATGGTAACTACATTGTGAGGCTGGGTAATTTTGTCCGCTGGCTGGGGGAGCAGGCAGAGGAGTTGGGAGTGGAGATATATCCTGGTTATGCAGCATCTGAA GTTCTGTTTCACGAGGATGGAAGTGTGAAGGGAATTGCCACCAACGACGTAGGCATCGCTAAGGATGGCTCTCCGAAG GATGTTTTTGAGAGAGGAATGGAGCTCCACGCTAAAGTCACGCTCTTCGGAGAAGGCTGCCACGGACACTTGGCGAAGCAGCTTTACAAACAGTTCAACTTGCGTGAGAACTGTGAACCCCAGACGTACGCCATTGGCCTGAAGGAG CTGTGGGCTATCGATGAGAAGAAGTGGAGGCCGGGCAGAGTGGAGCATTCTGTGGGCTGGCCCCTGAACAGGAACACGTACGGAGGGTCCTTCCTGTATCACCTAAACGAGGGAGAGCCGCTGGTGGCTTTGGGATTCGTG GTTGGTCTAGACTACACAAATCCATACCTGAGCCCTTTCAGGGAGTTCCAGCGCTGGAAACATCACCCCTTCGTAGCCCCCACACTGGAGGGAGGGAACAGGATCGCGTATGGGGCCAGGGCGCTAAACGAAGGAGGGTTTCAG AGCATCCCAAAGCTGACGTTCCCCGGGGGGATACTAATCGGCTGCAGCCCCGGCTTCATGAACGTCCCGAAGATAAAAGGCACCCACACGGCAATGAAGAGCGGCATGCTGGCCGCCGAGGCAGTTTTCCACAAAGTCACAGCAGAGAGCCTGGACTCGGAGACGGCAG GGGTCCATGTAACAGAGTACGCAGAGAACTTGAAGAATTCGTGGGTGTGGAAGGAGTTGTACGCCGTACGGAACATCAGGCCGTCCTTCCATAACTACTTTGGGCTGTACGGTGGGATGATCTACACGGGGATATTCTACTGGATCTTCAGAGGAAAGGAACCCTGGACCCTCAAACACTGTG GCCTCGACGCAAACCAGCTGAAACTGGCTAAAGATTGTACGCCCATCGAATACCCCAAACCCGACGGCAAGATAAGCTTTGACCTGCTGTCCTCTGTGGCCCTGAGCGGCACCAACCACGAGGGGGATCAGCCCCCCCACCTGACTCTAAAGGATGACAGCGTACCGGTCGCCAGGAACCTGGCTTTATACGATGGGCCTGAGCAACGCTTCTGTCCTGCAG GTGTGTATGAATATGTTCCCATGGAAACTGGAGAAGGGATGAGGCTGCAGATTAACGCCCAAAACTGTGTCCACTGCAAGACCTGTGATATCAAGGACCCGAGTCAAAACATCAACTGGGTTGTGCCCGAGGGCGGCGGCGGACCCGCCTACAATGGAATGTAG
- the etfdh gene encoding electron transfer flavoprotein-ubiquinone oxidoreductase, mitochondrial isoform X1, with product MFPAGRYSCTAHRCIRAWRKVQTDHAAPQLYMTLNRGGCSSVSTPRITTHYTIHSREKDPRWEGVEMERFADEADVVIVGGGPAGLSAAIRLKQLANEHEKELRVCLVEKASQIGAHTLSGACLEPTALNELIPDWKERGAPLNTPVTEDIFSILTKKHRIPVLMLPGMPMINHGNYIVRLGNFVRWLGEQAEELGVEIYPGYAASEVLFHEDGSVKGIATNDVGIAKDGSPKDVFERGMELHAKVTLFGEGCHGHLAKQLYKQFNLRENCEPQTYAIGLKELWAIDEKKWRPGRVEHSVGWPLNRNTYGGSFLYHLNEGEPLVALGFVVGLDYTNPYLSPFREFQRWKHHPFVAPTLEGGNRIAYGARALNEGGFQSIPKLTFPGGILIGCSPGFMNVPKIKGTHTAMKSGMLAAEAVFHKVTAESLDSETAGAKFGGVHVTEYAENLKNSWVWKELYAVRNIRPSFHNYFGLYGGMIYTGIFYWIFRGKEPWTLKHCGLDANQLKLAKDCTPIEYPKPDGKISFDLLSSVALSGTNHEGDQPPHLTLKDDSVPVARNLALYDGPEQRFCPAGVYEYVPMETGEGMRLQINAQNCVHCKTCDIKDPSQNINWVVPEGGGGPAYNGM from the exons ATGTTTCCAGCTGGCAGATATTCGTGCACAG CCCACAGGTGTATCAGGGCATGGAGGAAAGTTCAGACAGATCATGCTGCCCCTCAGCTTTATATGACACTAAACAGAGGGGGTTGCTCTTCGGTTTCCACACCCCGCATCACAACACACTACACCATCCATTCTCGAGAAAAAGATCCAAGATGGGAAG GGGTTGAAATGGAAAGATTTGCTGATGAGGCAGATGTGGTAATAGTAGGTGGAGGCCCCGCGGGTCTCTCTGCTGCAATTCGTCTGAAGCAGCTCGCTAACGAGCACGAGAAGGAGTTGCGAGTGTGCCTTGTGGAGAAAGCCTCTCAGATCGGTGCACACACCTTGTCAGGTGCCTGCCTGGAGCCCACTGCCCTCAATGAGCTCATTCCTGATTGGAAGGAACGAGGG GCACCTCTGAACACTCCAGTGACTGAAGACATCTTCAGCATTTtaacaaagaaacacagaatTCCTGTCCTCATGTTGCCGG GTATGCCCATGATTAACCATGGTAACTACATTGTGAGGCTGGGTAATTTTGTCCGCTGGCTGGGGGAGCAGGCAGAGGAGTTGGGAGTGGAGATATATCCTGGTTATGCAGCATCTGAA GTTCTGTTTCACGAGGATGGAAGTGTGAAGGGAATTGCCACCAACGACGTAGGCATCGCTAAGGATGGCTCTCCGAAG GATGTTTTTGAGAGAGGAATGGAGCTCCACGCTAAAGTCACGCTCTTCGGAGAAGGCTGCCACGGACACTTGGCGAAGCAGCTTTACAAACAGTTCAACTTGCGTGAGAACTGTGAACCCCAGACGTACGCCATTGGCCTGAAGGAG CTGTGGGCTATCGATGAGAAGAAGTGGAGGCCGGGCAGAGTGGAGCATTCTGTGGGCTGGCCCCTGAACAGGAACACGTACGGAGGGTCCTTCCTGTATCACCTAAACGAGGGAGAGCCGCTGGTGGCTTTGGGATTCGTG GTTGGTCTAGACTACACAAATCCATACCTGAGCCCTTTCAGGGAGTTCCAGCGCTGGAAACATCACCCCTTCGTAGCCCCCACACTGGAGGGAGGGAACAGGATCGCGTATGGGGCCAGGGCGCTAAACGAAGGAGGGTTTCAG AGCATCCCAAAGCTGACGTTCCCCGGGGGGATACTAATCGGCTGCAGCCCCGGCTTCATGAACGTCCCGAAGATAAAAGGCACCCACACGGCAATGAAGAGCGGCATGCTGGCCGCCGAGGCAGTTTTCCACAAAGTCACAGCAGAGAGCCTGGACTCGGAGACGGCAGGTGCAAAATTTGGAG GGGTCCATGTAACAGAGTACGCAGAGAACTTGAAGAATTCGTGGGTGTGGAAGGAGTTGTACGCCGTACGGAACATCAGGCCGTCCTTCCATAACTACTTTGGGCTGTACGGTGGGATGATCTACACGGGGATATTCTACTGGATCTTCAGAGGAAAGGAACCCTGGACCCTCAAACACTGTG GCCTCGACGCAAACCAGCTGAAACTGGCTAAAGATTGTACGCCCATCGAATACCCCAAACCCGACGGCAAGATAAGCTTTGACCTGCTGTCCTCTGTGGCCCTGAGCGGCACCAACCACGAGGGGGATCAGCCCCCCCACCTGACTCTAAAGGATGACAGCGTACCGGTCGCCAGGAACCTGGCTTTATACGATGGGCCTGAGCAACGCTTCTGTCCTGCAG GTGTGTATGAATATGTTCCCATGGAAACTGGAGAAGGGATGAGGCTGCAGATTAACGCCCAAAACTGTGTCCACTGCAAGACCTGTGATATCAAGGACCCGAGTCAAAACATCAACTGGGTTGTGCCCGAGGGCGGCGGCGGACCCGCCTACAATGGAATGTAG